AGGGCTCGAGTCCTCAACGGCTATGCCTCCacgtatttcttttttctttttttagttgtCTCGCAAATGTACGTCAGCCTATGTACACACAACTTTGTTGAGTATATACACTGTACACTATCGTTTTTAACTTACGACTACACACGAACCATTACTAACATacacaacaaaggaaagcacaCACAATCTGCAAGTGATGCAAAAATAGAAATGCCGTGCCGAGGCAGACAGGGTCCCGGATGCTGCTGACCTCACATCAcaaccagccgccggctctaaagcgaaacgcaccgcctcgaaaatattgtcgccaccggcgtgccagctcggaagatctctcattggctgcgcattatatgtataaatatttggatgctcattggtctaaaaaactggcgtcagtttccttcgcgctgattgggcgagagtcatttgactgaggagcgagcatccgaacgcgcgaaccgctcaacggaagcagtcggaagcagtcgaacggaggagaaagaagaacgacagaggagacatcgcgtctgtctgGCCATGCGTGTTCtcttggactgcaaccgttgtgcacacagacgctacggggtagtttgagggctttgaatgctttagatttagattgtggcgaactgctaatgtgagaacggaatggcacatccacctcatcatcacaacagcgggaagacgaacatgacatggaatccgcctgcacctccaaaggacgcagaaatcgtcagagaggaagtctgcactctttccgacgtactgcaggtgaacggcaagacaagtttgattacttttttgtgactgaaggaagtaatgcaggtttatcacgttaagtgtattacgtacagcatttacgagtcactcggtacgttagcggcgtttcattgtgcagtgcattgccgtaacttgtgcgtttctgatatgccgttaatcaaaatATGTGTGGTTAtactagttgcccctcatgcgcgtctcagtcgttcattcactgtgatctacgaacattcgtgacaaatgccttgtTGTTCAAATATGAAATCAAGatagattgcctatcatagcagtgattttcgtgcagagttactgatcatcaatatattttttgttttgttttagttctcccgcagccatcggcaacaacgacgcacatagctcagcattggcttttgaacggcccttggatgtcgaagtacctaaagctccagtgaagcctgttacaagacgtaaaaagatatgtactgtagctttttcgaggcagttcccgaggacaaataaagttgatttgtcatacaccattgctttttgattgtctgcttcgggacagcatgatcgttgctctacagcaagacaacaagcgccgaagacaaacggacgagtctgggggggtaggggggacgagaggagagacgaaaaacccgaggagagaaggggaaggaggttgggaaaggaggtcggtctgcgcatgcgcactgggccccagcttttttcccgcgctgcagctcggggacgctgtgagtggctcctcgagatcacgtggtttgggcgcccgccattttccctggaccattgcgtaaacggcagcttccggcggatgtcACAACATCACAAGTCAAAACGACATGCgaatattatttttttatctaAATGAGAATTTCAAATTTATAAAACGTAGATAAAATGTACACTTTATATCTGAACTGTTTACTCGTGAAGAATACATTTCGCAATTCTTTTTTGCAGTACCGGGACACATGAGCGTCAAAATGGCGGAGAAGCACAAGATAGAAGTTGATAGCGCGAAGGACGAAGATTCTCAGGATGACGTTATCGGCCCTTTACCTTCGGAAGCCATACCGCGAAAAAGGAGAAGAGTTCTTCCACTCGAACGTGTGTACCTTGAAAACCTACCGTGCGCGGAAGCGTACGAAAAGAGTTACATGCATCGAGATACAGTCACCCACGTTATTGTTACCAAGACGGACTTCGTGATCACAGCGAGCTGTGACGGTCACATCAAATTTTggaagaaaagagaagaaggAATCGAGTTCGTTAAACACTTCCGCACCCACCTAGGAAATGTTCAAGACCTGGCAGCCAACTGCACAGGCCTGTTCCTTAGCTCGGTTTCTAGTGACAAGACTCTCAAGGTTTTCGATATTGTCAATTTCGACCTCATCAACATGATGAAGCTTCCTTACAGTCCTGGCCGTTGTGAGTGGGTGTACGGCCAAAGTGATCCAATCGCTGCTGTTGCAGTGTCTGACGCAGAAACGGGAGCGATCTATGTTTACGACGGACGGGGGTCCGAAGAAGCTCCGATGGAAGGGCCGGCCAAAGGTCTTCTCGATCTTCATCGGTCACCCGTTACGATAATTAAATACAATCCCAAGTTCGACACTGCAATATCTGTTGACAAGCAAGGGATAGTGGAGTATTGGACTGGTCAGAGGGGAGATTTTGGTTTTCCCAAACACGTAGAGTTCCAGTCGAAGCTAGATACAGACCTCTACGAGTTCGTCAAAGCCAAAACCTACCTTACGGGACTGACATTCTCGCCCGACGGCTATCACTTTGCAACCATGGCTACCGACAGGAAAGTCAGAGTGTTCCGGTTCCTTACGGGCAAGCTCGTCCTAGTGCTCGATGAAGGTCTGCAACAACTTTCCCAGTTGCAGCAGATGCAACAGCAGTTGCCCGACATGGAATTTGGACGCAGGATGGCTGCCGAGCGTGATCTAGAGAAGTCCGAATCGTTCCTTTATTGCAATCTAGCCTACGACGACAGTGGCCACTTTCTGATGTACGCCACACTGCTAGGTATTAAGGTGATCAACCTGCACAGCCGAACGTGTGTACGCTTGTTGGGTAAGAACGAGAACATTCGACCCCTGCACATCGCACTCTTTCAGGGAGTGGCCGGTGAGAGAGCAGCACCTACGGTTGAAATGTGCGCGTCCGACAACCCAACGTTGGATGCTGCAGCCCAGCCAGATCCGACCTTGGTGTGCAGTGCTTTCAAAAAGAACCGTTTTTATTTGTTCAGCCGGAGGGAACCCGACGAATCTAAAGCCGAGGAACGGGACGTGTTCAACGAACGCCCCTCCAAGGAAGACATAATGTCGGCCACTCAGGCCTCCAGTGTAACGCAGCGCCTTTTCCCCACAGCCATCATTCACACAACAATGGGAGATATACAGTGTTCTTTATTCGTGAAGGAGTGCCCGCGTACGGTGGAAAACTTCTGCGTGCACGCGAAAAACGGCTACTACAACGGCCACCTGTTCCACCGAGTCATCAAAGGGTTCATGGTGCAGACGGGTGACCCGACCGGCACGGGCACCGGCGGAGAGTCCATTTGGGG
This sequence is a window from Ornithodoros turicata isolate Travis chromosome 10, ASM3712646v1, whole genome shotgun sequence. Protein-coding genes within it:
- the LOC135370893 gene encoding peptidylprolyl isomerase domain and WD repeat-containing protein 1-like; its protein translation is MSVKMAEKHKIEVDSAKDEDSQDDVIGPLPSEAIPRKRRRVLPLERVYLENLPCAEAYEKSYMHRDTVTHVIVTKTDFVITASCDGHIKFWKKREEGIEFVKHFRTHLGNVQDLAANCTGLFLSSVSSDKTLKVFDIVNFDLINMMKLPYSPGRCEWVYGQSDPIAAVAVSDAETGAIYVYDGRGSEEAPMEGPAKGLLDLHRSPVTIIKYNPKFDTAISVDKQGIVEYWTGQRGDFGFPKHVEFQSKLDTDLYEFVKAKTYLTGLTFSPDGYHFATMATDRKVRVFRFLTGKLVLVLDEGLQQLSQLQQMQQQLPDMEFGRRMAAERDLEKSESFLYCNLAYDDSGHFLMYATLLGIKVINLHSRTCVRLLGKNENIRPLHIALFQGVAGERAAPTVEMCASDNPTLDAAAQPDPTLVCSAFKKNRFYLFSRREPDESKAEERDVFNERPSKEDIMSATQASSVTQRLFPTAIIHTTMGDIQCSLFVKECPRTVENFCVHAKNGYYNGHLFHRVIKGFMVQTGDPTGTGTGGESIWGGEFEDEFHPTLKHDRPYTLSMANAGPNTNGSQFFLTVIPAPWLDNKHTVFGRVTRGMESVQNISTVRTHPKTDKPYDDVRIVSITLK